Genomic segment of bacterium BMS3Abin14:
CCGCTTCGGCCAGGTCGACAGACAGGCCCAGGACGGTCCTGGATGCGTTCCGATAGGCCCGTACCCGGAACGGATTGTCCCCGCCAAGCTCCATGAGGGTGGCGGCCTCGTCCAGGGCATTCGAGACGGCGCGTTTATCCATGCGTAGAATGTAACACAAAATTCTGCTAAATTACCGTCAGCCATGGAAAGACACGGAAAACAAATGGTCTCGGCGCTTATCATCCTGTCCCTCTTCATCTTGGTGCGTATGTGTTTCGCCGGACCAAAATCCGTATCTGTTGTAACCTCGATTTTCCCTTTGTACGAATTTTCCCGGGCAACGGCCGGCCCGTCGGCAGATGTCTATCTTCTTGTCCCCCCCGGGGCCGAACCCCATCTATGGGAACCGAAGCCCAGCGACATCAAGCGGATTCGGGAGGCTGATCTTTTCGTATTCATGGGGCATGCAATGGAACCGTGGGTATCGGACATCCTGAGGTCCCTGGGCGGAGGCGGACCCATGGTCCTTGAAGCGTCCAGGGGCATCGACTCTCCGGCGGAAAACTCCGCCATGGACCCGCACCTCTGGCTGGACTTTTCCATGTCGGCCAGGATGGTCGGGCGCATCGAGAGCGCTCTCGTCACTCTGGATCCCGCGTCCGGGGCGGTTTATCGGAAAAACGCCGCCGGATACAGGGAAGAGCTGAGAAAAATGGACGGTCTTTTCAGGACCGGACTTTCGGGATGCAGCAAGAAAACATTCGTCTTCGGGGGACATTCCGCCTTCGGATATCTCGCACGCAGATACGGGCTTAAGCAGATTCCGGTATACGGCATCAGCCCCGATGCTGAACCAAGCCCCCGCCACATCGTTCAGATTATCAAGATCGTTCGGAAGAACCATCTGAAAGTGATGTATTTCGAGGATCTGGTGAACCCGAGGCTGGCACAGGTCATCGCCCGGGAAACGGGAGCCAGGACCATGGCCCTGTATCCCGCCGGCAACGTCACGGCGCGGCAATG
This window contains:
- the znuA gene encoding high-affinity zinc uptake system binding-protein ZnuA precursor, whose protein sequence is MVSALIILSLFILVRMCFAGPKSVSVVTSIFPLYEFSRATAGPSADVYLLVPPGAEPHLWEPKPSDIKRIREADLFVFMGHAMEPWVSDILRSLGGGGPMVLEASRGIDSPAENSAMDPHLWLDFSMSARMVGRIESALVTLDPASGAVYRKNAAGYREELRKMDGLFRTGLSGCSKKTFVFGGHSAFGYLARRYGLKQIPVYGISPDAEPSPRHIVQIIKIVRKNHLKVMYFEDLVNPRLAQVIARETGARTMALYPAGNVTARQWKEGVTFLDLMKLNLANLKQGLECE